From one Gossypium hirsutum isolate 1008001.06 chromosome D08, Gossypium_hirsutum_v2.1, whole genome shotgun sequence genomic stretch:
- the LOC107913854 gene encoding IRK-interacting protein, giving the protein MAAAATASETFKRKESDNNSNNEVSRKEIEAAIAKAVELRALHAALMLGSSPANLKYPSFSSPVSRPASHFSAQDYPVFTPSYEDEALTGYHTNNQVLSESGPETVLSDYKEEIWGSRKVFSPALPAFESHVCPADDHKSIPDSCANHITLLRTSPGSTFYKSSRSRRNSLGDFKSLSTCNRCKPAVITTDSDTLVRNIKNSNTVMPLTDSHSSVQPQPKNRGVISWLFPKLKKKHKNESSPAPTESEEVSQIFKDLGMLSIEKLKRELMEAHENRDAALMEVAEMRSSLGQLNQKLEYLETYCEELKKALGQATQTKDSQINEKLGKGKSVNPMPVDEEVMVEGFLQIVSEARLSVKQLCKALVAQMEESDTTLMDNLNLVLQPYKLSLNSKYSKTVLYHLEAIINQSLYQDFENCVFQKNGSPKLLDPQQDRQAQFSSYVALRNLSWNEVVRKGTKYYSEEFSKFCDQKMSLIISTLNWTRPWPEQLLQAFFVAAKCIWLLHLLAFSFSPPLGILRVEENTTFDPQYMEDMLMERQKSHGGSRVKIMVMPGFYVQGRVLRCKVICRYKIVA; this is encoded by the exons ATGGCTGCTGCAGCTACTGCTTCCGAAACCTTTAAAAGAAAAGAGAGTGATAATAACAGTAACAACGAAGTTAGCAGGAAAGAGATAGAGGCCGCCATTGCCAAGGCCGTGGAGCTTAGAGCTTTACATGCAGCTTTGATGCTAGGGAGCAGCCCTGCAAATCTCAAGTACCCATCTTTTTCATCCCCTGTTTCACGCCCTGCTTCTCACTTCTCTGCTCAGGACTACCCTGTTTTCACTCCT AGTTATGAAGATGAAGCACTAACTGGCTACCATACAAATAACCAAGTATTATCTGAAAGTGGCCCCGAAACTGTTTTATCAGATTACAAGGAGGAGATTTGGGGTTCAAGGAAAGTATTTTCTCCGGCTTTGCCTGCCTTTGAATCTCATGTATGTCCCGCTGATGATCATAAATCAATTCCCGATTCTTGTGCAAACCACATCACTCTCCTTCGAACATCACCCGGATCTACATTTTACAAGTCCAGTAGGAGCAGGCGAAACAGTTTGGGGGATTTCAAGTCTCTCTCAACTTGCAATAGATGCAAGCCCGCCGTTATAACCACCGATTCCGATACCCTGGTTAGGAACATCAAGAATTCCAATACGGTGATGCCGCTCACCGACTCCCACTCCTCTGTTCAACCGCAGCCCAAGAACCGAGGGGTGATTTCATGGTTATTCCCTAAGTTGAAGAAGAAACACAAGAACGAGAGTTCGCCAGCTCCGACAGAATCCGAGGAAGTTTCGCAAATATTCAAGGACTTGGGCATGTTGTCGATTGAAAAACTGAAGAGAGAGCTGATGGAAGCACATGAGAATAGGGATGCTGCATTGATGGAAGTTGCTGAGATGAGATCTTCATTAGGACAGCTTAACCAGAAGTTGGAGTATCTAGAAACCTATTGTGAAGAGCTGAAGAAAGCCTTGGGGCAAGCAACACAAACAAAGGATTCTCAAATCAATGAAAAGCTCGGGAAAGGGAAATCCGTCAACCCGATGCCAGTGGATGAAGAGGTAATGGTAGAGGGTTTCTTGCAGATAGTATCCGAAGCAAGATTGTCAGTGAAACAGTTGTGCAAGGCACTTGTTGCACAAATGGAAGAGAGTGATACGACTTTAATGGACAACTTGAATTTGGTGCTTCaaccatataaactttcattgAATTCCAAGTACTCGAAGACGGTATTATACCATTTGGAAGCAATCATAAACCAATCATTGTACCAAGATTTTGAGAATTGTGTGTTCCAGAAAAACGGGTCCCCAAAGCTGTTGGACCCTCAACAAGATCGCCAAGCCCAGTTTTCCTCCTATGTTGCACTTAGAAACCTCAGCTGGAATGAAGTGGTTAGGAAAGGGACTAAATATTACAGTGAAGAATTCAGTAAGTTTTGTGATCAGAAGATGAGTTTAATCATTTCAACGTTGAATTGGACCAGACCCTGGCCTGAACAGCTGCTTCAAGCTTTCTTCGTTGCAGCTAAATGCATATGGTTGCTTCATTTACTAGCTTTCTCATTCAGTCCACCATTAGGGATTTTAAGGGTTGAAGAAAATACAACCTTTGATCCACAGTACATGGAAGATATGTTGATGGAAAGGCAAAAGTCACATGGAGGGAGTCGGGTTAAGATAATGGTAATGCCAGGATTCTATGTTCAAGGAAGGGTTTTAAGGTGTAAGGTGATATGCAGATATAAAATTGTAGCTTAA